The following are encoded together in the Holophagales bacterium genome:
- a CDS encoding DUF4388 domain-containing protein codes for MAITGNLRTMQLSELLQWLSMGQKTGTLAIRGGSGEKRIYFQNGRIISSSSTIEREYLGHFLVSYGYITEEELTKAMEVQEESKILLGKILVMIGAIAEEDLVELIRLKACETIFDIFLWPEGAFHFIDGEIPQRPMIPIAIDVTGIVMEGLRRYDEWQRLKERIVSMRDIPTVVAPVAADSLAEPQRIILRSIDGVRNLAEIAEATHNPDFPVAKLVFDLLESGHVSLASASSIVPPRSSELTPEDPYETVFEEAATPHFEGIPDTADELNIPPPPADARPAPQKDFTRFLRRGPDSSGHMARPPGPVTTSMSAPVAAPPPVPPPSTSFRPSPPVSSPVPPPSSGSFRTTDRSAASFLEVGAPPASVPWPPASAVFRSPQSAPAPPVSVSVRVPQSPPPSQGNLPAPSSTSFSSAIAAAAIPSLTRPMEELMSWSFTPNEAFILSRINGLWDVRSIAKISPFPEGEVRRVFEKLHDGGLIRWR; via the coding sequence ATGGCCATCACCGGGAACCTCCGGACGATGCAGTTGTCGGAGCTGCTCCAATGGCTCTCCATGGGGCAGAAGACAGGTACGCTGGCCATTCGGGGCGGCTCGGGTGAGAAGCGGATCTACTTCCAGAACGGGCGGATCATCTCCTCCTCCTCGACGATCGAGCGCGAGTACCTGGGCCACTTCCTCGTCTCGTACGGCTACATCACGGAGGAGGAGCTGACCAAGGCGATGGAGGTGCAGGAGGAGTCGAAGATCCTCCTGGGGAAGATCCTCGTCATGATCGGGGCGATCGCCGAGGAGGACCTCGTCGAGCTGATCCGCCTCAAGGCCTGCGAGACGATCTTCGACATCTTCCTCTGGCCGGAGGGCGCCTTCCACTTCATCGACGGCGAGATCCCCCAGCGGCCGATGATCCCGATCGCCATCGACGTCACGGGGATCGTCATGGAGGGCCTGCGCCGGTACGACGAGTGGCAGCGGCTCAAAGAGCGGATCGTCTCGATGCGCGACATCCCGACCGTGGTCGCGCCGGTCGCCGCCGATTCCCTCGCCGAACCTCAGCGCATCATCCTTCGCAGCATCGACGGCGTCCGAAACCTCGCGGAGATCGCCGAGGCGACCCACAACCCGGACTTCCCCGTCGCCAAGCTCGTCTTCGACCTGCTCGAGAGCGGCCACGTCTCTCTGGCGTCCGCTTCGAGCATCGTCCCGCCGCGCAGCTCCGAGCTGACGCCGGAAGACCCCTACGAGACGGTGTTCGAGGAAGCGGCCACGCCTCACTTCGAAGGGATCCCGGACACCGCGGACGAGCTGAACATTCCGCCGCCGCCCGCGGACGCCCGACCGGCGCCGCAGAAAGACTTCACGCGGTTCCTTCGCCGAGGCCCCGACAGCAGCGGCCACATGGCCCGCCCGCCGGGCCCGGTGACGACGTCGATGTCGGCGCCCGTCGCTGCCCCGCCGCCCGTACCTCCGCCCTCGACGAGCTTCCGGCCGTCCCCACCCGTTTCCAGCCCCGTCCCGCCGCCGTCGTCCGGCTCGTTCAGGACCACGGACCGTTCGGCGGCCTCATTCCTCGAGGTCGGGGCCCCGCCGGCGTCCGTCCCCTGGCCTCCGGCCTCCGCCGTGTTCCGTTCGCCGCAGTCCGCCCCGGCGCCCCCCGTCTCGGTCTCCGTCCGGGTCCCGCAGTCCCCTCCGCCCTCCCAGGGCAACCTGCCTGCCCCTTCCTCCACCTCCTTCTCGAGCGCGATCGCCGCTGCGGCCATCCCGTCGCTGACGCGGCCGATGGAAGAGCTCATGTCCTGGTCGTTCACGCCGAACGAGGCGTTCATCCTGTCCCGGATCAACGGCCTGTGGGACGTCCGCTCGATCGCGAAGATCAGCCCGTTCCCCGAGGGGGAGGTCCGCAGGGTCTTCGAGAAGCTCCACGACGGCGGGCTCATCCGCTGGCGCTGA
- a CDS encoding sensor domain-containing diguanylate cyclase produces the protein MDLLSLTNLLAPSLIAAGGFVAFQMCRRNAEQERRRRETSAAAERTALLLEDEALRTRLHAANEALRLRAEALHRILRASTELKAHLPLETVLANIVRAASASLGYRFVLLSLHDRADGVLAPRAHVGLSDRWPELEPLRIPSERIAGTRSAAGSPSPFSALLPRSPLDEVVSVALVAGEQLVGLLELAGPDRADAVGEEDRIVLELFGSQVVNAIRLARAHETTRLGSLRDPLTGIANHGHFQETLYREVTRHARSGERLVLLMADLDDFKTVNDRHGHPAGDAVLKAVVARILESVREMDTVARYGGEEFSIILPQTDADSGRRVAERLRAAVASSPVQAGAPEPLRLTISIGLAVYPDDTVSKGGLVECADRALYAAKRTGKNRVVRFTKVPASAESLLTGRT, from the coding sequence GTGGACCTCCTCTCGCTCACGAACCTGCTCGCTCCCTCCCTGATCGCGGCCGGGGGCTTCGTGGCGTTCCAGATGTGTCGCCGGAATGCCGAACAGGAGCGCCGGAGGCGTGAAACCAGCGCTGCCGCTGAGCGCACGGCACTCCTCCTCGAGGACGAGGCCCTGCGCACGAGGCTTCACGCGGCGAACGAGGCGCTCCGCCTTCGCGCGGAGGCTCTTCACCGGATTCTCCGCGCGTCCACCGAGCTCAAGGCGCACCTCCCTCTCGAGACCGTCCTCGCCAACATCGTCCGGGCCGCCTCGGCGAGTCTCGGCTACCGGTTCGTCCTTCTTTCCCTTCACGACCGCGCCGACGGCGTGCTCGCACCGCGGGCGCACGTCGGGCTCTCCGACCGGTGGCCGGAGCTCGAGCCTCTCCGCATCCCATCCGAGCGGATCGCCGGCACGCGCTCGGCCGCCGGCTCCCCGTCGCCGTTCTCCGCGCTGCTTCCACGGTCCCCGCTCGACGAGGTCGTCTCCGTCGCCCTCGTCGCCGGCGAGCAGCTCGTCGGCCTTCTCGAGCTCGCGGGCCCCGACCGGGCCGACGCCGTGGGCGAGGAGGACCGGATCGTCCTGGAGCTCTTCGGAAGCCAGGTGGTCAACGCGATCCGGCTCGCCCGCGCCCACGAGACGACGCGCCTCGGCTCGCTCCGAGACCCTCTCACAGGCATCGCGAACCACGGACACTTCCAGGAGACTCTGTACCGCGAGGTGACGCGCCACGCCCGGAGCGGAGAACGGCTCGTTCTGCTGATGGCGGACCTCGACGACTTCAAGACGGTCAACGACCGGCACGGACACCCCGCCGGCGACGCCGTCCTGAAGGCCGTCGTCGCCCGCATCCTGGAGTCGGTCCGGGAGATGGACACCGTGGCCCGGTACGGCGGGGAGGAGTTTTCGATCATCCTCCCCCAGACGGACGCCGACAGCGGACGACGCGTTGCGGAGAGGCTCCGGGCCGCCGTCGCCTCCTCGCCCGTACAGGCCGGCGCCCCGGAGCCGCTGCGACTCACCATCTCGATCGGGCTCGCCGTCTACCCCGACGACACGGTCTCGAAGGGGGGGCTCGTCGAGTGCGCCGACAGGGCGCTCTACGCCGCGAAGAGAACGGGAAAGAACCGGGTCGTGAGATTCACGAAAGTCCCCGCGTCCGCGGAGTCGCTCCTCACGGGACGGACCTGA
- a CDS encoding DNA-3-methyladenine glycosylase, protein MIVRENSGVTPAGQATRPPRAFWEKPTEEVARALLGCRLVRRLPGLPARTVVIVETEAYLGITDRAAHTWNGRRTPRVEPMWGPPGHAYVYRVYGVHDCLNVVTGAEGLPQAVLLRAAVPVEWWKGRDVSRHDLLSASGPGRLCRTLSVGREMSGIPLRGPGLDLLLPLAGGPRGVLSGPRVGVDYAGEAAAWPLRFAVADCPAVTRRSRLRSVP, encoded by the coding sequence ATGATCGTCCGCGAGAATAGCGGTGTGACGCCAGCCGGACAAGCCACACGGCCGCCGAGGGCCTTCTGGGAGAAACCGACGGAGGAGGTGGCGCGCGCTCTCCTGGGCTGCCGTCTCGTCCGGCGCCTTCCGGGCCTTCCGGCGCGAACGGTGGTGATCGTCGAGACCGAGGCCTACCTCGGAATCACCGACCGGGCAGCCCACACCTGGAACGGCCGGCGGACGCCGCGCGTCGAGCCGATGTGGGGTCCGCCGGGCCACGCGTACGTGTATCGGGTCTACGGAGTCCACGACTGCCTCAACGTCGTCACGGGGGCGGAGGGGTTGCCTCAGGCAGTCCTGCTGCGGGCGGCCGTGCCCGTGGAGTGGTGGAAGGGACGGGACGTGTCCCGCCACGACCTGCTTTCGGCCTCCGGACCGGGACGGCTCTGCCGGACTCTCTCGGTCGGCCGCGAGATGTCGGGAATCCCGCTTCGGGGCCCCGGCCTGGACCTTCTCCTGCCTCTCGCTGGAGGTCCGCGCGGGGTCCTCTCGGGCCCGCGCGTCGGCGTCGACTACGCGGGCGAAGCCGCCGCCTGGCCCCTCCGATTCGCCGTCGCCGATTGCCCCGCGGTGACGCGCCGGTCCCGGCTCAGGTCCGTCCCGTGA
- a CDS encoding NAD-dependent epimerase/dehydratase family protein, with translation MTVHVPQPSAGCSVLVTGGAGFIGSHVADALLAQGHRVVVLDDLSTGDLKRVPPGARFVKADIREPGLDALLLEERIDTVFHLAAQVDVRKSVEDPVHDAGVNVLGTIRVAQAAGLAGVAQVVFSSSGGAIYGEPEGLMAGEDHPLNPCSAYGVAKLAGEKYLAALAPAAGYLLTVLRYANVYGPRQDGRGEAGVIGIWMNRLLSGQDAVVNGDGRQTRDFVHVADVVAANQAAFLHRVGGTFNVGTGVETSVSELYGLVAGACGVPTPPRFGPAKPGEQRRSVLDPSRARAALGLSEFVALAEGMQATSEWFRLHRAQQGLG, from the coding sequence ATGACAGTCCACGTTCCGCAGCCCTCCGCCGGCTGCTCGGTCCTCGTCACCGGGGGCGCCGGGTTCATCGGTTCCCACGTGGCCGACGCCCTGCTGGCGCAGGGCCATCGCGTCGTCGTTCTCGACGATCTCTCGACGGGCGATCTGAAGCGCGTTCCGCCGGGCGCCCGATTCGTGAAGGCGGACATCCGGGAGCCGGGCCTCGACGCGCTTCTGCTCGAGGAGAGGATCGACACCGTCTTCCATCTCGCCGCCCAGGTCGACGTGAGGAAGTCGGTCGAGGACCCCGTCCACGACGCCGGGGTGAACGTCCTCGGGACGATCCGCGTCGCGCAGGCGGCCGGCCTCGCGGGCGTGGCCCAGGTCGTCTTCTCCTCGAGCGGAGGGGCGATCTACGGCGAACCCGAGGGACTGATGGCCGGCGAAGACCATCCCCTGAACCCCTGCTCGGCCTACGGCGTCGCCAAGCTCGCCGGCGAGAAGTACCTCGCCGCGCTCGCCCCGGCCGCGGGCTACCTTCTCACGGTCCTGCGCTACGCCAACGTCTACGGGCCCCGGCAGGACGGGCGCGGCGAGGCGGGTGTCATCGGGATCTGGATGAACCGCCTCCTCTCGGGGCAGGACGCGGTCGTGAACGGGGACGGCCGGCAGACACGCGACTTCGTTCACGTCGCCGACGTCGTGGCGGCGAACCAGGCGGCCTTCCTGCACCGTGTCGGCGGGACCTTCAACGTCGGGACGGGTGTCGAGACGAGCGTTTCGGAACTCTACGGCCTCGTTGCCGGCGCCTGTGGCGTTCCCACGCCCCCGCGCTTCGGCCCGGCGAAACCCGGCGAGCAGCGCAGGAGCGTCCTCGACCCGTCGCGCGCGCGGGCGGCGCTCGGCCTGAGCGAGTTCGTGGCGCTCGCCGAAGGGATGCAGGCCACCTCGGAGTGGTTCCGTCTCCACCGGGCCCAGCAGGGCCTCGGCTGA
- a CDS encoding PP2C family protein-serine/threonine phosphatase: protein MDYRALLKNVEKTLSAIEGGDDVLSTVTAVGEAVVGNFRSELGIIGGRLYQLEDDDYVLKRGFGRSRKVPEGLSVPRSYGPIRRALDEGVVLADLKDPSVDRELEARLGVSRFAAVSFGDSAYILSFDVHPRVAADDLLVSLGIIRTVLDSKVRSEKLESLLEEARRIQQSILPRTFPEVGDYEVYAVTTPADAVGGDFYDFLKLGPDGFGAAIADASGHGLLAALLVRDVYVGLRMGIGGDLKIARVIERLNRILNKSRLSTKFVSLFYGEFEANGEIIYANAGHPGPLHLHARSRSFTEMESTGMVLGPSPNAPYTRRAVKMEPGDLFFLYTDGIVEAHDLRGREFGLDRVRRILLDYRKRSAKETAEKVMSAVSDFSAGRPAEDDRTVIVIRRTGRPRDASLPRLPAPTLSPPVSS, encoded by the coding sequence ATGGACTACAGAGCGCTCCTCAAGAACGTCGAAAAGACCCTCTCCGCCATCGAGGGGGGCGACGACGTCCTCTCCACCGTCACCGCCGTCGGCGAAGCCGTCGTCGGAAACTTCCGCTCCGAGCTCGGGATCATCGGAGGCCGCCTCTACCAGCTGGAAGACGACGACTACGTCCTCAAGCGCGGCTTCGGCCGCTCCCGGAAGGTCCCCGAGGGTCTCTCGGTTCCGAGGTCGTACGGTCCGATCCGCAGGGCCCTCGACGAGGGGGTCGTCCTCGCCGACCTGAAGGACCCCTCGGTCGACCGCGAGCTCGAGGCGCGTCTCGGCGTCTCGCGATTCGCCGCGGTCTCGTTCGGCGACAGCGCCTACATCCTCTCTTTCGACGTCCACCCGCGCGTCGCGGCCGACGACCTGCTCGTATCGCTCGGGATCATCCGGACGGTGCTCGATTCGAAGGTGAGGAGCGAGAAGCTCGAGAGCCTTCTCGAGGAAGCCCGCCGCATCCAGCAGTCGATCCTCCCGCGCACGTTCCCCGAAGTCGGAGACTACGAGGTCTACGCGGTGACGACGCCAGCCGACGCCGTCGGGGGGGACTTTTACGACTTCCTGAAGCTCGGCCCCGACGGCTTCGGAGCGGCGATCGCGGACGCCTCCGGGCACGGGCTCCTCGCCGCACTCCTCGTGCGCGACGTCTACGTGGGCCTGAGGATGGGCATCGGCGGCGACCTGAAGATCGCCCGGGTCATCGAGAGGCTGAACCGGATACTGAACAAGAGCCGCCTCTCCACGAAGTTCGTGTCCCTGTTCTACGGCGAGTTCGAGGCGAACGGCGAGATCATCTACGCCAACGCCGGTCATCCCGGGCCGCTCCACCTGCACGCCCGGAGCCGGAGCTTCACGGAGATGGAGTCCACCGGGATGGTGCTCGGCCCGTCCCCGAACGCCCCGTACACGCGCCGGGCGGTGAAGATGGAGCCGGGCGATCTCTTCTTCCTGTACACCGACGGCATCGTCGAGGCCCACGACCTGAGGGGCCGCGAGTTCGGCCTGGACCGCGTCCGGCGCATCCTCCTCGACTACCGGAAGAGGTCCGCGAAGGAGACCGCGGAGAAGGTCATGTCGGCGGTGAGCGACTTCAGCGCGGGCCGTCCGGCGGAAGACGACCGGACGGTCATCGTGATCCGGCGGACGGGGCGTCCCAGGGACGCGTCACTGCCCCGTCTCCCCGCGCCGACCCTGTCGCCTCCCGTGTCTTCCTGA